One Paenibacillus sp. FSL W8-0186 genomic window carries:
- a CDS encoding twin-arginine translocase TatA/TatE family subunit: MSAGGLLLIIIAALLIFGPNKLPELGRVVGRTFKEFKDATQDIMEDRPQGDKSQPQELSTSVQESSKPDEKRLPE; the protein is encoded by the coding sequence ATGAGTGCAGGCGGATTGTTATTGATTATCATCGCAGCGCTATTAATATTCGGGCCGAATAAACTGCCAGAGCTTGGCCGTGTCGTAGGCCGCACCTTCAAAGAATTCAAGGATGCGACGCAGGATATTATGGAGGATCGGCCTCAAGGGGATAAGTCTCAGCCCCAGGAGCTCTCAACTTCTGTGCAAGAGTCGTCCAAACCAGACGAAAAACGGCTGCCGGAGTAA
- a CDS encoding MogA/MoaB family molybdenum cofactor biosynthesis protein — MVWKTAILTASDKGSRGEREDTSAQVIRELVEEELGGEIIEYRIVPDEPDEIIAALIEMTDYFQADLVLTTGGTELAIRDVTPEATRRVIEREVPGMAEAMRYSVMQKNPAGMLFRGIVGIRGRTLIVNLPGTPKGVHENLAAIMDQLPEALLMVTGQFRL; from the coding sequence ATGGTTTGGAAAACGGCGATCCTGACGGCAAGCGATAAAGGCTCCCGGGGAGAGCGTGAGGATACGAGTGCCCAGGTTATCCGGGAACTTGTAGAGGAAGAGCTCGGCGGAGAAATTATAGAATACCGCATCGTTCCTGATGAACCGGATGAAATTATCGCGGCTTTAATTGAAATGACAGATTATTTTCAGGCAGATTTAGTGCTTACTACCGGAGGTACGGAGCTGGCTATCCGGGACGTGACCCCAGAGGCGACGCGGCGAGTGATTGAACGCGAAGTGCCAGGGATGGCGGAAGCGATGCGCTATTCGGTTATGCAGAAGAATCCTGCAGGCATGCTGTTTCGCGGGATCGTCGGCATTCGCGGCCGGACGCTGATTGTGAACCTGCCGGGCACGCCAAAAGGAGTTCACGAAAATTTGGCGGCCATTATGGATCAGCTGCCTGAGGCGCTGCTGATGGTTACGGGGCAATTTCGGCTATAG
- the moaC gene encoding cyclic pyranopterin monophosphate synthase MoaC, translated as MSSESQEGKLTHFNEQGRANMVDISGKQATARTAVAVSTITMHPDTLRAIKEGQVGKGDVLAVAQIAGIQGAKKTSDWIPMCHPLPLTGVNLIFTDNGHNELHIEATVKTEGKTGVEMEALTAVSAAALTVYDMCKALQKDMVIGPTLLRSKTGGKSGNYLSGF; from the coding sequence ATGTCTTCGGAATCCCAGGAAGGGAAATTGACTCATTTTAATGAACAGGGCAGAGCGAATATGGTCGATATTTCAGGGAAGCAGGCAACAGCCCGGACTGCGGTGGCCGTATCGACAATTACGATGCATCCGGACACGCTTCGCGCCATCAAGGAAGGCCAGGTTGGCAAAGGAGACGTGCTTGCCGTGGCGCAAATTGCTGGAATTCAGGGAGCTAAAAAGACCTCTGACTGGATTCCCATGTGCCACCCATTGCCATTAACCGGAGTTAACCTCATTTTTACAGATAACGGGCATAATGAGCTGCATATTGAGGCAACCGTGAAAACAGAAGGCAAAACGGGCGTGGAAATGGAGGCGCTCACCGCTGTTTCAGCCGCGGCGTTAACGGTGTACGACATGTGCAAAGCGCTGCAAAAGGATATGGTTATCGGCCCGACCCTGCTCCGCAGCAAGACGGGCGGAAAAAGCGGAAACTATTTATCTGGGTTTTAA